TATAATTTAACTTCAGAGTTCAATATTTCCAATCGAATGAATAGTTCATTTTCCAAACCAACGTTCACAATAATAACACCAACTTTTCGAAGACCGGAGCTATTAAGACGAGCTATTAAGAGTGTTCTGAACCAAACATTCACAAATTATGAACATATAGTTGTAGACGATGCTAATGATGATGAAACAGTAGAAGTAATTAGTGCATTCAATTCATCAAAAATTAAATATAACGCACATGATAAACAGCTGGGAGCAGCTTCAGCTTATAATACAGGTATAAAGATGAGTAAAGGAAATTACATCAATTTCTTGGATGATGATGATGAATATTTCCCTGAAATCTTGGAAAAAATACATTCTACATTTGAAAATTCGAAAGATAAAATCGGTTTTGTCTGGACCGGAATTATTAGGGTAAGAGACGGCGAAGAAAGTGAAAAGATTTTAGTTAAAATAAAATGGCCACAACGATTTAATGATATAGAAAAAGGCTTAACAGTATCAACGGCTATTGGAAATGGCTTTGGTTTAAGTGTCCGCAAAGAATGTGTCGAAAAAATCGGTTTATTTGATACATCACTGATTATAGGTGAAGATACTGATTTTATGATAAGGTTATCTAAGAACTTCAATTTCAGAACAGTTCCGGAAATTTTAGTAAAAATTCATCACGGACATTCTCAGCTTACAGAAGAAAAAAATATCAGAATAAAGTGGGAAAGTTACAAAAAGATTCTAAAAAGACATCGTAAATTTTTGTCTAGATTTTGGGATGTATATTATGTGCATCATAAGGTTTATACAAAATTATGTTTTCGGTTGAATGAAAAGAGAGCAGGTTTTGAAGCATTGTGGTGGTTGATAAGACTTTTTCCCAATAAACAGATTGCTTGGATAGTTTTTTTTAACTATCTTGTTAAAGGGAGAAATTTTGATTCCAGTACATTAAAAAAATAAGGATATTCCGAGTTTGAATTTGTTGATGTTAAATTTCAGCTCATTTTTTTCAATGACTTAATAAATATGAGAATGAGATGAGATCACTTTTTCTTTGCAATTAATAACGCAAAATGATTGGATAATTCTCCTAATTCAATCAGAAGCTGTTCAGTTTTGCATAAAAAATCGAGAACTTTTTCACTTTCTTTATCTTCTTTATGGAAATGACCAGCGATATTATGCAATATCAAGTGAAACATAGTTCCACCGATTTTATTGTGTTCAATAACGTCAAAATATCGATAAAGTGCAGGAATTATTGCTTCTGAGTTTATCGCTTCAGATGGATCAACTATTTCAACTTCTTTCGGATCAAAAAAACTTACTCTATTCAACAATTTATGAAAACTTTCTTTTGCCAATGATGTTCTATATCTTGGAGGTATTAAATTAAATACAGATTGTATGATCTTTTTTTCTCTTTGTGGGATATTAAATCGATTAGGACCGACATATTCATTTATGATGAGACAACCATTTCTTTTCATAGCTTTATTTACTTTCTTTAGTATGCTACCAATTTTTGAAATATGATGTAATGAAGAATTAAAAAAGATAGCATCATAATATTCACCTTGCAATTTCATTTTTTCTATATCTGCTACTAAATATTTTGTTCTTTCAAATCCGTTCTCAGCAGCAGCTTTACTGGCAATTTCTACATTTATAGGTGAGATATCCAATGCTTCAATGTTAAGGGAAGAATTCAATGAAGCAATATGTCTTTCCAATTCACCTTTACCACAACCCAGACTAAGTATTCTTCCAGTTAATTTCTTTTGGGAAAGATATTTATTAAAGACGTAATTTAACCAATGTAAATTTTCACATCCGTTTGTTGCCATTTTATTATAGTATCTTTGAATTAACGGATTTGCAAGCCAATAAATATCTTTGTTAAAACTATTTCTTGTTTTAGTATCAGACCAATGTTCAATGATTTTGCTTTTTTTCATTTCTATCTCGAATTTAAATAAATTTAGTACACAATATTATAATTATTCCGGCAAGCATAATATTCATGTTAGCTTTGATTAATATTCAGTTTATGAAAAATACTTCTCAAAATTTCCTTATCTCTTAGATTCATTATGGGTATTTCAAAAAATTTGTATAATAAAGAAGAGATAATAACAACAACAATAAAATAAATAAGAAATTTAAGAATTCCATCAATACCACCTTTGGGTAGAAAATTAAATTTTTTAACTTTTGCTACAATCCCTAGATTAATCAAATACATTGGAAGCCTCGAAATGGTGTTTTAACAAGCATGAATCTACTATGGCCAATAAGTACAATGATTATAGCCAAAGCTCGAATGATATCCAAGCTAAAAATTCTTTTCTGATCAGTAATATAAGTGTTTTTTATCATTTACTCGTTTATTTTGCTAAAATATTAGTCAAGGTTTCGAATATGATTTCTTTAAATTTATCCTGAGAAAATTCATCCTTAATTGTATTTAAAGCATTAATTTGAATTATATTCCATAACGATTCGTTTCTATATAATCGAACAACATTTTCTGCAAAACAGATTTTATCTATTTTAGAGGAAATTAGATGATAGTTGTTTTTCCAACCTAATTGGTTCACAAGTAATTCTGATGCAACAACAGGTATTCCAAATGAAGCAGCTTCATGGACTTTGTAGGGAATTCCAGCTGCAAATCTGGTTGGAGCCACAAAAATTCTACAATTATCATAGAAGGTTTTTAGATATTCCACTTTTCCATGAAATATAACTCCTTTACGGTTTAATCTATCTAATGAATTTGCGTTGCAAGAACCAATAATATGAAATTGGATTCCAGGTATTTTCTTTTTTACAAGAGGAAGTACTTTATTTATAAACCATTTTATCGAATCCACATTTGGTGAATTTTCAACATCTAGATTACCCACGAAAAGTAAATCTTTTCTGTGTTTAAAAACACTTTTTCCAGTTTGAATGTTTAGCATATGTCCAAGAACTTTCACATTATCATACCCAAAATTTATAAATTTATCTGAATCTTTTTCAGATACTGTAAAAATCAAATCCGCAATTTCACATAGTATGAACTCCTTTTCAATCATTTGGTCATTTTTGATGACATCTTTGCTTTCTCGGGACAATTTCCTCTGACCAATTTCTCGCTCGGAAAATATTGCTTCTGCATCATAGATAATCTTGTAATTGTTTTTGTGTTTTCGGAGTGAATCTTTTAGGGACCTCATGTTATGTGGTCTTGTAATCCAGATTATGTCATAGTATTTTTTTCTACTCTCTAAAAATTGATCAAATTTTTCGATACCATATTCAGATGCAATTTCGGTAAATGGGGAGATAGATTGATAGATTTCTTCTATATTCTCGATAAAAGGAGATGTGTTTGGATATATGGTAATCATATGACCAAGTTCTTCCAGAGTTTTTATAATACTGTATGATCTGGGATAACCAGCTCCGAATGAAGGGTGAGGTATCTTATCTTCGATATATAATATTTTTAGTTTATCTTTTTGTGAAGCTGCAAATCTTGCTTCTAAAATATTTGATGTATAAGTTTTAAAATGTAATT
The sequence above is a segment of the Candidatus Cloacimonadota bacterium genome. Coding sequences within it:
- a CDS encoding glycosyltransferase family 2 protein, coding for MSVKVSVISACYNHGMYITEMLESVLNQTYKDFEIIIVNDGSTDNTKEILNDLKHDKIKIYHTENYGPAHARNYAIQRAKGEYIVNLDADDKIAPTFLGKCVSVMDANPKVGIVYSDVVIFGAEKGLFELKEATIQNMLYENRIVANACFRRTDWKKTSGYSSDLKYGLEDYDFWLSIIELNREIIKINEQLMFYRRYSDGNKSRCASRKADNDKIKYSMIKIFERHETLYKKNPEIWSYFNTIRKNYNLTSEFNISNRMNSSFSKPTFTIITPTFRRPELLRRAIKSVLNQTFTNYEHIVVDDANDDETVEVISAFNSSKIKYNAHDKQLGAASAYNTGIKMSKGNYINFLDDDDEYFPEILEKIHSTFENSKDKIGFVWTGIIRVRDGEESEKILVKIKWPQRFNDIEKGLTVSTAIGNGFGLSVRKECVEKIGLFDTSLIIGEDTDFMIRLSKNFNFRTVPEILVKIHHGHSQLTEEKNIRIKWESYKKILKRHRKFLSRFWDVYYVHHKVYTKLCFRLNEKRAGFEALWWLIRLFPNKQIAWIVFFNYLVKGRNFDSSTLKK
- a CDS encoding class I SAM-dependent methyltransferase is translated as MKKSKIIEHWSDTKTRNSFNKDIYWLANPLIQRYYNKMATNGCENLHWLNYVFNKYLSQKKLTGRILSLGCGKGELERHIASLNSSLNIEALDISPINVEIASKAAAENGFERTKYLVADIEKMKLQGEYYDAIFFNSSLHHISKIGSILKKVNKAMKRNGCLIINEYVGPNRFNIPQREKKIIQSVFNLIPPRYRTSLAKESFHKLLNRVSFFDPKEVEIVDPSEAINSEAIIPALYRYFDVIEHNKIGGTMFHLILHNIAGHFHKEDKESEKVLDFLCKTEQLLIELGELSNHFALLIAKKK
- a CDS encoding glycosyltransferase, giving the protein MKRVLRFLNYLLNKKKTLNSSYFDRDYYLRNNPDVAESNMDPLKHFMLYGGIEGRNPGPSFNCNSYLGDYEDVKESGINPLLHYIKYGQKEGRILDKKFKLYPLIQREIFLEQKARALNEFLSNKEKLSFVCFEPEISIILILYNKAELTLACLQSIKKNSNLKLELIIVDNNSNDETHELLKKIEVSKVIINERNEHFLTACNQALQYVSTPNVLFLNNDTEIQCNALESALKSLNQKNEIGAVGAKLILPEGYLQEAGSVIWQDGTCLGYGRGHSPFLPEYNFKRIVDYCSGAFLLTKTELIKQHKGFDTKFLPAYYEETDYCLWLQENGYNVVYDPNVIVRHFEFASSNKNEALQIQNINSKIFRKKHSNQLKLHFKTYTSNILEARFAASQKDKLKILYIEDKIPHPSFGAGYPRSYSIIKTLEELGHMITIYPNTSPFIENIEEIYQSISPFTEIASEYGIEKFDQFLESRKKYYDIIWITRPHNMRSLKDSLRKHKNNYKIIYDAEAIFSEREIGQRKLSRESKDVIKNDQMIEKEFILCEIADLIFTVSEKDSDKFINFGYDNVKVLGHMLNIQTGKSVFKHRKDLLFVGNLDVENSPNVDSIKWFINKVLPLVKKKIPGIQFHIIGSCNANSLDRLNRKGVIFHGKVEYLKTFYDNCRIFVAPTRFAAGIPYKVHEAASFGIPVVASELLVNQLGWKNNYHLISSKIDKICFAENVVRLYRNESLWNIIQINALNTIKDEFSQDKFKEIIFETLTNILAK